A genomic region of Corticium candelabrum chromosome 22, ooCorCand1.1, whole genome shotgun sequence contains the following coding sequences:
- the LOC134197748 gene encoding A.superbus venom factor 1-like: protein MKTFFGDYEVEMDIRVEPEGVLRYYDYRAELDPEGENMADRGGCNLAPPLDARDGECFKSFSRSDTCENPIAGRYTMDQCCSEQIGSFSVAFSDGITCVLCPSRTELHLCGVDCSCAGSRQTRKQVNYFYVRAPEEYIEGSQTAWLGVTGEYFAINEDIDGRVDAREGINSLVRLPSGCGEQNMVKFAPTCAVISFLHATSAAIDEEHRETLRKGYVHQMQYRSSDGGFAGSGGSSVGKTLLSSYVLATLCRSRQFIYVDPSIISGVFALLESRRLPSGQFKAPKKSYNTRLLGQDDIVYRTAYVAMSLLECCLPSERGALRSSVCPAVTYIQNEFDAGRVRTIYAKSIIYFALMKACNNNSSCSVCNDQGVCDSRIIDNVRRDLFREVIINDDGSRYWDEKDFGRSAKESYYKQPNSYAVEMTSFILQACLIGKDCRCAASAAKWLNSVRNSYGGFVSTHDTVIGLYALSAFTAGCSITVLHPPNLCVKVRQMSNPEVEFANFRINQSNAALTQRIQLPINNVYQVETCGTGLGQSMVHVEYNVPSTGYEKCAFAITANGRTNASSIGEGNDADAEIAVCVRYLGDSCTGMANIEVELPTGYAACNESSTGEADPLCLSDILSSTGKDLKLDFYEINSKSVVFYFDELCSAKNICITFKAYRKFEVMRSLPVSVKAYDYYRPAIKCTEFYTLDGGSSKLSLICDDQGNSDSPTCVCGAGRCPVLETIENRTCNACVYHEYVYRVRVLAIEENNGWSQIKVHVVDILKPGRVDLNASIPYITLWLPEVCQLTVRFQIGEDYHVQGLDGLKFVLDHNSHIERWPERTLDECKEKERNACFRKACKKSKNSKQRKECEKKKSNKNKCREEVKTKCKDVKKFYNYVSSLKDGNKCELVDICK, encoded by the exons ATGAAGACATTCTTTGGAGATTATGAAGTAGAAATGGATATCAGAGTCGAA CCTGAAGGAGTCCTGCGATATTACGACTATCGAGCTGAGTTAGATCCAGAAG GTGAAAATATGGCAGATCGTGGAGGATGCAATCTTGCGCCACCTTTAG ATGCCAGAGATGGTGAATGCTTCAAGTCGTTTTCTCGTTCGGACACGTGCGAAAATCCTATTGCTGGCCGCTACACAATGGACCAGTGTTGTAGCGAACAGATAGGAAGTTTTTCAGTGGCTTTCAGTGACGGAATcacgtgtgtgttgtgtccgTCAAGAACAG AGTTGCATCTTTGCGGTGTAGACTGCTCTTGCGCGGGAAGCAGGCAAACTAGAAAACAAGTAAACTATTTTTACGTCAGAGCTCCGGAAGAATATATTGAAGGATCTCAGACTGCTTGGTTGGGAGTCACTG GTGAATATTTTGCCATTAacgaggacatcgatggtcgAGTTGATGCGAGAGAAGGGATAAATTCTCTGGTTCGGCTTCCGTCTGGATGCGGAGAGCAGAATATGGTAAAATTTGCTCCAACGTGTGCGGTAATTTCGTTCTTGCACGCCACTAGTGCAGCTATCGACGAAGAACATCGAGAAACGCTGAGAAAGG GCTACGTACATCAGATGCAGTACCGAAGCTCTGACGGAGGATTTGCAGGGTCGGGAGGATCAAGCGTTGGAAAAACACTTTTGAGTTCTTACGTTCTTGCAACTCTGTGTCGTTCACGGCAGTTTATTTACGTCGATCCTAGTATAATTTCCGGCGTGTTTGCTCTTCTTGAATCTCGTCGACTGCCTTCGGGACAGTTTAAAGCTCCGAAAAAAAGTTACAACACTAGATTG CTTGGTCAGGACGACATTGTGTACAGGACTGCTTACGTTGCCATGAGCTTGTTGGAATGCTGTCTCCCTAGCGAAAGAGGAGCTCTAAGA TCTAGTGTATGTCCTGCCGTCACTTATATACAAAACGAATTCGACGCTGGCCGAGTGAGGACAATTTACGCTAAGTCTATCATATACTTTGCTCTGATGAAGGCTTGCAACAACAACTCGAGTTGCAGTGTGTGTAATGATCAGGGAGTGTGCGATTCGAGAATTATTGATAATGTGCGACGTGATCTGTTTAGAGAAGTTATTATCA ATGACGACGGTTCGCGGTATTGGGATGAGAAAGACTTTGGTCGCAGTGCAAAAGAATCGTATTACAAGCAGCCCAATTCATATGCAGTGGAAATGACATCTTTCATTCTTCAAGCTTGCCTCATTGGTAAAGACTGCAGATGCGCAGCATCCGCTGCAAAGTGGTTGAATAGCGTGAGGAACTCATATGGAGGATTTGTATCGACGCAC GATACAGTTATTGGTTTGTACGCTTTGAGTGCATTTACAGCAGGCTGCAGCATCACTGTTCTACACCCTCCCAATCTTTGCGTAAAAGTAAGGCAAATGAGCAATCCCGAAGTCGAGTTTGCGAATTTCAGGATAAATCAATCAAACGCTGCCCTTACACAACGGATTCAG CTACCAATTAATAATGTGTACCAAGTAGAAACATGTGGAACAGGACTTGGCCAATCAATG GTCCACGTTGAATACAACGTTCCTTCGACCGGATACGAAAAATGTGCCTTCGCTATAACAGCAAACGGAAGAACAAATGCATCTTCAATCGGTGAAGGGAATGACGCGGATGCAGAAATTGCGGTTTGCGTTCG ATACTTGGGTGACAGTTGCACCGGTATGGCTAACATTGAAGTCGAGTTGCCAACTGGGTATGCAGCGTGTAATGAGTCTTCTACTGGAGAGGCTGACCCTCTTTGTCTTAGCGAT ATACTTTCATCGACAGGTAAAGATCTGAAGCTGGATTTTTACGAAATTAACAGCAAATCGGTTGTTTTCTACTTTGATGAG CTTTGTAGTGCCAAGAATATTTGTATTACATTCAAAGCGTACAGAAAGTTTGAAGTCATGCGTTCTTTGCCTGTCAGTGTGAAAGCCTACGATTACTACCGTCCAG CTATAAAGTGCACCGAGTTCTACACTTTAGACGGCGGCAGTTCCAAACTGTCCTTAATTTGTGACGACCAAGGAAACAGTGATTCTCCGACCTGTGTGTGTGGAGCAG GGCGATGTCCTGTTCTTGAAACCATAGAAAACAGAACGTGCAATGCATGCGTTTACCATGAATACG TCTATAGAGTTCGTGTGCTAGCAATAGAAGAAAACAACGGATGGTCACAAATCAAAGTCCACGTAGTAGAT ATTTTAAAGCCTGGACGTGTGGATCTAAATGCCAGCATACCATATATTACGTTGTGGCTTCCTGAAGTTTGCCAGTTGACAGTCCGTTTTCAAATTGGAGAAGATTATCATGTTCAAGGATTGGACGGACTTAAGTTTGTACTCGATCACAACTCTCACATAGAACGATGGCCTGAACGGACCCTTGACGAATGCAAAGAGAAGGAAAGGAATGCTTGCTTTAGAAAAGCGTGCAAGAAGTCTAAGAACTccaaacaaagaaaagaatGCGAGAAGAAAAAAAGTAACAAAAACAAGTGCAGAGAGGAAGTTAAAACGAAATGCAAAGACGTTAAGAAATTTTACAATTACGTCAGTAGTTTGAAAGACGGCAACAAATGTGAATTAGTCGACATATGCAAGTGA
- the LOC134197749 gene encoding complement C3-like: MAFNGRLLCVLSVLCCISTVQSGDYFVALSRVVQCCKDEKVVVSVFDVGSSAIATRLVVEDANGVVLYRSDTVDVEEVHRLSCGFEVLNTVKQTTRVVNLRYGRARSGTPQEFLISVPCQRLPKPTFPDDQRLVTVRAISDDSSLSFNSAVSVAVKSSPSIVLIQTDKPIYVKNDNVTIRVAVLGCNFVPCCREDNECICNVLLDIKNPQNIIVDRLTIKPCASREMIKKRKFNLGLTPIEGDWSIVAKRSCDDTVISETSFEVKNYVLPRFNVVVRSPRFVKATDEHIKVNVSASYTYNKGVVGSLRVQLGIWNESTETANVIISEKFFLVAGEKGVKRLTFANGGYEQFPLGRRLSVFVEVTEKASGIKASASDNTAVFTDNPIKLDCDLMPPYYKPNLPLQMQIRARYPNGDNAEGVLVTASYDGNIKRQTTGASGIANLGVDVGGENQESITIEVKANDQHLGVDCIFKEFCSPCTGLFSVRPTIGEVRVRGTTDFEIVKSHLNNETLQITALVVARGSIQSSQRFSSRPGLITTFQVDVTPQLADRFCVVAFYVKRCSDGQRHVISDVACVNTNKRCANEISLSLANSQVRPSEQVKLDINVDCPFSDIALLAVDKGLYILNNESKLTREKVAGLTAISQTQLNPQCSCCSRSCRSTCLKEGDDRCPELHQQLRDEGIWAMREHRYHFCLSEYRKMVAGTSFSNLKTEIDARAQYDCCVGEDLRAKANVPSEFNHLFESPKVRLSSKRSSFPHVWLQDKVITNGLKILPFRFIFSF; this comes from the exons ATGGCTTTCAACGGACGGTTGCTATGCGTTCTCTCTGTTCTATGTTGCATTTCCACCGTTCAGAGCGG gGACTATTTTGTTGCACTGTCGAGAGTGGTGCAGTGTTGCAAAGACGAGAAGGTGGTTGTCTCAGTCTTCGACGTGGGATCGTCTGCAATCGCGACACGATTGGTAGTGGAAGACGCCAATGGAGTTGTCTTGTACAGATCAGACACAGTAGATGTTGAAGAAG TACACCGGTTGTCGTGTGGTTTTGAGGTTTTGAACACGGTCAAGCAGACAACTCGTGTGGTCAACTTGCGCTATGGACGTGCCAGAAGCG GCACCCCACAAGAGTTCCTTATTTCGGTTCCATGCCAACGCCTTCCCAAACCAACATTTCCAGACGATCAGCGCCTTGTTACTGTCAGAGCAATCAGTGACGACAGCTCGCTGTCGTTCAACAGCGCAGTCTCAGTGGCCGTCAAATCCAGTCCTTCTATTGTGCTCATCCAGACGGACAAGCCCATATACGTGAAGAATGATAATG TCACCATTCGAGTGGCTGTTCTTGGCTGCAACTTTGTTCCTTGCTGTAGAGAAGATAACGAG tgCATATGCAACGTTCTTCTCGACATCAAG AATCCACAGAACATTATAGTTGATAGGTTGACTATCAAACCATGCGCCTCTCGAGAAA TGATAAAGAAGCGGAAATTTAACTTGGGGCTGACTCCTATTGAAGGTGATTGGTCAATCGTTGCCAAACGAAGCTGTGAT GATACTGTCATCTCAGAAACAAGCTTTGAAGTAAAGAATTATG TTCTTCCCCGATTCAATGTCGTTGTAAGATCACCGAGATTTGTAAAGGCAACTGATGAACATATCAAAGTTAACGTGTCGGCATC GTATACTTACAACAAAGGAGTAGTTGGATCTTTGCGTGTTCAACTCGGAATTTGGAATGAATCAACGGAGACTGCCAACGTCATTATTAGCGAGAAATTCTTTCTCGTGGCTGGG GAAAAAGGAGTAAAAAGGCTGACGTTTGCCAATGGAGGATACGAACAGTTTCCCCTCGGTAGACgcttgtctgtgtttgttgaaGTGACTGAGAAGGCCAGTGGTATCAAGGCTAGCGCGTCTGACAACACGGCCGTGTTTACAGACAATCCTATCAAACTTGACTGTGACCTCATGCCGCCATACTACAAACCAAACCTCCCCCTACAGATGCAG ATTCGCGCTCGTTATCCAAATGGCGATAACGCAGAAGGCGTGTTGGTTACAGCAAGTTATGACGGCAAcatcaaaagacaaacaacaggtgCTAGTGGTATAGCCAACCTTGGAGTCGATGTTGGAGGTGAGAATCAGGAAAGCATAACAATCGAG GTGAAGGCAAACGATCAGCATCTGGGTGTTGATTGCATATTTAAAGAATTTTGTTCACCTTGCACTGGACTTTTCTCCGTTAGACCAACGATTGGAGAAGTGAGG GTTAGAGGAACTACTGACTTTGAGATTGTCAAGTCTCACTTGAACAACGAAACG CTGCAGATTACTGCGCTTGTAGTCGCCAGAGGGAGCATTCAATCTTCTCAACGTTTTTCAAGTAGACCGGGTCTAATCACAACGTTTCAGGTGGACGTCACTCCTCAGTTGGCTGATCGTTTCTGCGTCGTTGCTTTCTATGTGAAGCGTTGTTCGGATGGGCAACGTCATGTCATCTCTGATGTTGCCTGCGTAAACACCAACAAACGGTGCGCAAACGAG ATATCTCTGAGTTTAGCAAACTCACAAGTACGACCAAGTGAGCAAGTCAAGCTTGACATCAATGTGGATTGCCCATTTTCGGATattgctcttcttgctgtgGACAAGGGATTGTACATACTCAATAATGAAAGCAAGTTGACTCGGGAGAAG GTAGCAGGATTGACAGCAATTTCACAAACTCAGCTGAATCCTCAGTGCAGCTGTTGTTCACGATCTTGCCGTTCTACTTGCCTCAAGGAAG GTGATGATCGTTGTCCTGAGCTTCATCAGCAACTACGAGACGAAGGGATTTGGGCTATGCGAGAACACCGGTatcatttctgtttgtctgagtaCCGGAAAATGGTCGCAGGAACATCATTTTCCAATTTGAAAACTGAGATAGACGCTCGTGCTCAGTATGATTGTTGCGTTGGAG AGGATTTAAGGGCAAAAGCTAACGTTCCATCTGAATTCAATCATTTATTTGAAAGTCCTAAAGTACGTCTTAGCAGTAAAAGGTCGTCGTTTCCTCACGTCTGGCTACAAGACAAAGTCATCACAAACGGGTTGAAAATCCTACCATTCCGTTTTATATTTtcattttaa